In the genome of Candidatus Edwardsbacteria bacterium, the window CGGCCTGAACAAGCTGGATCCTTTCAAAATATTCTCCCTGGCCAAGGGCTTTATGAAAGCCCTGCCCAACCTGCAGGTGATCGTGGTCAAAGCCGGGCTACGGCTGGCCGATATGATCGACCTGCTGGGCCAGGTGGCCGCCACCCTGCTTAAGGGATCCAACCTGCCGGTCCAGCTGGCCATCGCCAGCATCGCGGCCTTCGCCATCATCGCCGTCGCCTCCAAAAGAATTTATATAAATTCAAAAATATAGCACATAAAAAGGAGCACGATCATGTACAAATTTAACAACCATTCTGCCAAATCCGGCTGGCTCATCCTGCTGCCGATGATCGCCCTGCTGCTGGCGGCAACCGCCGGACTGGCCGAGGAAAAAGTGGTGGGCACCAAGCTGCTGGACAAGAAGACCGTCATTAAGATCCAGGGGATCGGCGATGGTGATTCCGACACTACCTACAAGTTCAAGATCGGAGAGAAAGAGGTCGAAATAGACTCCAAGAATGCCAAGGTGGGGAATATCTATGTCGGCCCAGCCGACACCATTAATGACGATGTGGTCACCAAGGGAGGCTCCATAACGGTGGACGGCATGGTCAACGGCGACTGTGTGACCTTCGGCGGCGGCGTAACGGTCAACGGCACGGTGATGCACGACGTGGCCACCTTCGGAGGCCCGACCCTGGTCAACGGAACCGTCAAGGGCGACGTGGCCACCTTTGGAGGCCCGGTCTCCATCGACGGCACGGTGGGCGGCGATGTGGCTGCCTTCGGCGGAATGGTGAAGCTGGGGCCCAAGTCCTCGGTAGGTGGGGATATCTCGACCGTGGGCGGCACGGTTGACAAGACCGAAGGGGCCCGGGTCATCGGTGAGATCAAAAACGTGGACCTGGGTATGCTCAACCAGTTCATTCCCAGCTTGATCGGCTCGGCTCACATTGCCCATAAAAAACCGGCCACCGGACGGGCCATAAAATTCTTCATCACCTTCTTCATGCTGGCCGGGCTGGGCATTTTGGTGACGCTGCTGGGCGTGTTCTTTGCCAAACCCATCGAACGCATTACCCATATAATCGAAACCGATTTCTGGAAGTCGGCCGGCATCGGATTCCTGGTGCAGATCTCCCTGGCCCCGGCCTTAGTGTTCATGGCTGTCTCCATCCTGGGCATTCCCCTGATACCGCTGGCGGTGCTGCTGGTGGTGGCCGGGATCCTGATGAGCATCGCCAGCTTCGGGGTGATCATCAACCAGAAATTCCTGCATGCCGTCAATAAGCCGCCCATGAACACTCTTCCGGCGGTGGTGCTGGGCTTTGTGCTGCTCCACTCCCTGTTCCTGCTGGGCTCTTTGATAAACATCGCCGGCAGTCCTCTGACCGCCCTGGGCGTGATATTCATCATCATCAACTTCATCGTCCTGTGGTGCGGGGTCACCGTGGGCCTGGGCGCGGTGTGGACCACCCGGCTGGGAACCAGGGACCAGGCTCCGCCCAGACTGCCCAAAGCACCGAAGATAGCAGCTGCCGAATAAAAACAAAACATTGAACACAAAACGGCCTTGGGGTCAACGATCCTCAAGGCCGTTTTATAAATTCCCGATAAAATCCTACGTGCCCTTGAAGTTTCGCCCTTTGGGGTTTATAATTGTATAATCAATAGTTAGGAGAAGGATCATGGCCAAAAGAATTTACCGCTCTACCAAGGACCGGATGCTGGGCGGCGTCTGCGGCGGCATAGGAGAATATTTCGACGTTGATCCCACCATCATCCGGCTGATAGCGGTGGTTGTTGCCCTGTCCGGCGCCGGGATACTGGCCTACATCATCGCCTGGATCATCATCCCCGACCAGCCGGTTGTAATGTAGGAGGCCTTTAGATGCCCAAACGATTATACCGTTCCGGAAAGGACCGGGTGGTGGGTGGCGTCTGCGGAGGCCTGGCCGATTATTTTGACATCGACCCCCTGCTGATTCGCATCATCTTTATAATCCTGGCCCTGTCCGGCGGGCTGGGGGTCCTTATTTATCTGGCGGCCTGGCTAATCATCCCCGGTCAGAGCCTTTCCGCCGGCCAACACGAAACTCCGCCAACTCCCGAGGAAAGGAAACCGAATATGAAGCGAAATCCATCCGGGGTGGTGTTCGGAATACTGATCATCGTCCTGGGCATCGGGTTGCTGCTGCATAACTACGGACTGTTTTATTTTAAATTCAACCTGATCTGGCCGCTTATCCTGATCGCCATCGGGGTCAGGCTGCTGATCAGGGACAAAAAATAACGGAAGGCAATTCATGAGAAAATTAATTCTGGCGGCATCCTGCCTGGCATTGGTCGTTTCCGGGGCCGGGGCCATTGACACCCTGGCAGTTTATCAGGACAGCCTGGCCAACGGCCTGAAAATTCTGACAGTGGAGAAGCCCGGTCTGCCCCTGGTGAGCTTTCAGGTGTGGTACCGGGTGGGTTCCCGCAACGAGCGGCCGGGCATCACCGGGATCTCCCACCTGTTGGAACACATGATGTTCAAGGGGACCGACAAGATCGGGCCGGAGGAATTCTCCAGGATCGTCCAGAAATACGGCGGGCATTGCAACGCCTTCACCAGCGAGGACTACACCGCCTATTACGAGAACATCTCGACCGAATTCCTTTCGGTGGCCATGGAGATGGAGTCGGACCGGATGGCCAACCTGAAATTAGATCCCCTGGAATTCGACCCGGAACGCAACGTGGTCAAGGAGGAGCGCCGTTTAAGAGAGAACTCGCCCTACGGCCATCTGTTCGAACAGCTCAGTGCTGCCGCCTATATCGCCCACCCCTACGGCTGGCCGGTGCTGGGCTGGATGTCCGACATAGAAGCTATGACGATCCAGGATCTGCGCGAATATTACCGGACCTATTATATCCCCAACAATGCCACCTGTGTGATAGTGGGCGACATAGACCGGAAGAAGGCGGTGGCCATGGTGGCCAAATACTTCGGGAACATACCGGCCGGAACAAAAGAGCCGCCCAAGGTCACCACCGTGGAGCCTCCCCAGATGGGCGAGCGCCGGGTCAAGGTATTAAAGGATACCAGGATGCCATTGGTGGCTCTGGGATATCATACCCCTCAAATCGGCCATAAGGATACCTACGCCCTGGAACTGCTTTCCAATATACTCAGCAATGGCGAAAGCTCCCGGCTCTACCGCAGCCTGGTCTACGACAAGCAGCTGGCTTTGTTCGCTGGCGGATATAACGACACCCAGACCGATCCCACCCAATTCATCTTCTATTCGGCGCCCCAGAAGGGCCACAATACGGATGAACTTGAGCGGGTCATAGCCGAGGAGCTGGAAAAAATAAAACAGGCGGGCGTCACCCAAAGGGAGCTCCAGAAAAGCAAGAACCAGCTAGAGGCGGAATTTGTTTTCCAGCAGGAACGGAACAGAGGGCTGGCCGTACAGATTGGCTCGGCCCAGACCAGGCTGTCCTGGTGCTATTTGAACAGCTATCTTAAAAACATCCGCTCGGTAAGCAATCAGGACATCATCTCCGTGGCCAATAAATATTTCATCGACCAGAACAAGACCGTGGCCACCCTGGTCCCGATCGGCAGCCCCAAAAGCAAAGGAGAGGCCCAATGAGAAAGACAGTTTTTGCCATCGCATTGCTTTTGGCCGTAGCCGGAATAGTTTCGGCCCAGGGAATCTGGACCCCTCCCCAGCCCAAAAAGATCACTCTCAAGAATGGCCTGACCGTCTTACTTTTGGAAAACCGCCAGTTGCCAGTGATCTCGATGGAGGTGATGGTCAAGGCAGGCAGCATCACCGACCCGGCCGGATACGCCGGGCTGGCCAACTTTGCCGCCGAGATGCTGCCCAAGGGAACCTCCTCCCGCAGCGCGCTGGATATCGCCGAAAGTTTCGATTATGTGGGGGCCCAGTTCTCTGTCAAATGCGACTACGATGCGATATTCTTCTCGTTGACCACCCTGGCCAGGGATTTTGATAAAACGGCGCCGGTATTGTTCGACCTTTTATCCCAACCGGCCTTCGACTCCATAGAGACCGGGCGGCTGCAGGGAGAATTGCTTTCGGCCATCGAAGCCAAGGGAGACCGGCCCAACACCCAGTCGGCCGAGGCCTTTACCCAACTGCTCTTTGGAGGCCATCCCTATGCCCACCCAGTGATGGGCAGCGCCGAGAGCGTCTCCCGCATATTTCGCCATGACCTGTCCGGCCATCATAAAAAATACTATGCTCCCAATAATTGCATAATCTCGGTGGTGGGGGATTTTAAAAGCTCCCGGATCAAAAAGTTGATCGAACAGAATCTGGGCAAGTGGCCCAAAAGAGAGATCCCCGGGTTGCGGCTGCCGGAAATCCCAGCCATCGGACAGTCCCGAGCTTTGCTGATAAACCGCCAGATCAATCAGGCCTATATCAACCTGGGTTTTTTGGGACCCAAGCGGGATGATCCCGATTATCAGGCCATCCGGGTGATGAATTACATACTGGGCGGAGGCGGTTTCGTATCCCGGCTGGTCAAGAATATAAGGATGGCCCAGGGCCTGGCCTATGATGTGGATTCCTACTACGATCCCCGCAGCGATTTCGGGCCCTATATCCTATCCGTCCAGACCAAATGCGCCTCGGCCGACACCGCCGTCAAGAGTTTGATAACTGAGATGCGGCTGATCCAGAACCAGCCGGTAAGCGACGAGGAGCTGAAAGAAGCCAAGGATTATATCAGGGGCAGCTATCCTTTCCGCTTCGAGACCAGCGGCCAGACCGCCAGGCAGTTTTTGTATGTCGAACTCTACAACCTGGGGGCGGGTTACTTTCGGCAGGACATGGAAAAGACCCTAGCCGTGACCAAGGATGACGTAATGGCCGCCGCCAAAAAATATTTAAAGCCGGATAATTTCCTGCTGGCAATGGTCACCGACACCAGCCAGACAAAATTGAATATCCCCGGCTTGAAGATAGAAAAGCAATAAATTTTCCGATAATAAAAAGCCCCTCCGAAACGGAGGGGCTTTTAGCAATAGCTTTCAGCCTATCGTTCAAAGGGGCACTTATTCGAGTATAACCATCTTCTTAGTACTGCTAAACCAGTTGGCCTTCAACCGGTAAAAATAAATACCTTTTGATACTTTGCGCCCCATATCATCGCGGCCGTTCCAAGTTATTGACCCTTTTACCGCTTTCTCTTTGAAGAGAAAGCTCCAAAGAGAACTGTCGCTGCACCGCTGCCTGGAAGTTTTTATAGCCAGCTGCCTAAATGTCTTGACCACGAAACAGGGCTTACGCAAACAAAACATTTTTCACGGCAGCTTTTGCCAGGCAGCAGCGTTGATGCGACCCGGGGTTTGGTACCGGGACCCCGCCTTTAAGTGGAGCGGTTTACACTTCAGCCCCGATAAAGCAGTCATTGTGTTATGTGCACCCTGCTTGTTCTGGTTCAATGAGTGCCGGGGCGTAGGCCATGCTATCCGCGGAACTGGGCGGTGAAGACTTCTTTGGTTACTTTCTTAGTCATAAGAAAGTAACAGTTAAAACCTGTTTTATATAAAACTTAGTAACGATTTTACTAGTAAATCAAAAGCCCCTCCGAAACGGAGGGGCTTTTGGTTTACCATATTATTTTTCTTCTGGCTCCGAAGAAAGTTCGTCTAAGCTCAGCTCCCGGCTGTTGGACGGCTTGAAGACATTCCCCATCAGGGGATCGGATCCCTGCTCGCCGCTCAGGTCATCAAGTTTAAAAACCCGTCCTCCGGTGCCGATCTTGGAGGCCACGTCGGGGCTGACCTCGCCGCCCATGGCCTCGGATGACAGCTCATCCAGGTTGAACTCCCGGGCGCCCACCCCTATCTTGGCCGCCGGGTCGACATATTCTGGTTTAGGCTTGGGGGCCGGGCTTTCGACAACTATCTCTTCCTTGACCGGAACCGGTGCCTGCTCTCCGGCCGAAACTTTTCCATAATGGGCGATGTCGATGGCCGCATCCGTTTTGGCAACGGCGGTCTTCCGGGGAAGAATGGGATCTATCCGGGAGGGCTGCCTCTGTTCGGCCAGGATCTTTTCTATTTTGTGCAGGGCTTCGTCCATAAAAATTACCTCCGGGCCCGGTAGGAGGCCAGCTTTCTCCGGGCCTCCTCATGGGTGGGCTGCAAATTGAGCACCTTCTCCCAGGCCTTGATGGCCAGTTCGAATTTCTCCAGCTCTTCGTAGGCCACACCCAGATTGAAATAGGCCAGGGAATAATCCTCCCGCTTGGCGATGGCCTGGTTGAACAGCTCCACCGCCTGCTGATAGTCCTTCCTGATGCGGTACAGGCAGCCCAGGTTGTTATAGGCCTCCGGGGCCTCAGGGGACAGGTCTATGGCTTTTTTGAAGGCCTCCACCGCTTCCTCTTTTTTGCCCAGATCGCTCATAGTCAGCCCCAGATTGTTGTAGGCCTCGGCAAAATCCGGCCGGATGTCCAGGGCCTTGCGGAACTCCGCCTCGGCCGCCGCCAGCTCCCGGCGGTGGAAAAGCATCACCCCCCGGTCGTTGTGCTCGTTGGCCTTCTGACGTCTCCGCTCGTTGCTGATGTCCCGCTGTTCGTTGCGCTGGCCCTCCAAAAGTTCCTGCATGGTCTGCTGCAGCTTGATCAATTGCTTTTCCATCTCCTCCAGGCGGGACTGTCTGACGGCATCGGCCTCGCTCAGGGATTTCAAGTATTCGCCGGACTTGTCCATCATCTTGGCCAGGCCCTCATTCAGGCTGTCGGCATTCAACCCCTGGCCCAGGGCCTCCACCATTCTCTCCTGCTTCTGGGATATCTCGGCCAGCAGTTCTGTTTCCCGGCTGCCCTGAGCGGCCCGGTTCTGCTGGTCCTCCAGGATCAACTCCAATATATCGCCGAACTTGTTCTGGTTCAGCACCAGGGCCTCCTTGATATCTGAGGTGCTCTGCAGCATCGGAGCCAGGTTATCCTTCAATCCTCCCTGGGCGGCCCGGTTTTGCTGGTCCTCCAGGATCAGCTCCAATATATCGCCGAATTTGTTCTGGTTCAGCACCAGGGCCTCCTTGATATCTGAAGTGCTCTGCAGCATCGGAGCCAGGTTATCCTTCAATCCTCCCTGGGCGGCCCGGTTCTGCTGGTCCTCCAGGATCAACTCCAGGATGTCGGTGAACTTGGTTTGGTTCTGATCCAGCGATGATTTCAATTCGGTCAAGCTGTCCTGCACCGGACCCAGGTCCACCCCGCCGACCGAGGACATTTTTTCTTTCAGGCTGTGAAGCAGTTCATTGGTGGCCTCGGCTTTTTTTAGCACATGCAGCTGGGAGGCGGCGGTATTCTCCCGGGCTTCCTTGGTCTCGGCCAGGATGGACTTAAGTACCGCCAGCTGCTCCTCGCTGGCTGGGGAGCCGCTGCCCGCCGGCTGGATCTTGCTGTCGATAGTGGGCAGGGAGCATTTTCCGGCCGCGCTGTCGAAGATCTCGCACTGTGCCTCCAGGCAATCCCTGAGATCCACCTGGGGAGTTTCCTTCTCCTCGGTTATCTTTCCCTCGGAATCGTATTTTATTTCCCTGATGGTTGTGTGGACCGACAGAAAGGGACACTTATTCATTGTAAACTCCTAATATTCAATCAGTAAAAGATATCACAAACCAATGGTTTCGTCAAGCAGGATTTTATTAATATACCCACATTAGAAATGATAACCAAACTTAAGAGAAAACCATAGCGGAAAATTTTCTCCTTTATCTAAACGATTATTATATGCAACCTCTAATGAAAATGTATAACCATTATCAGCAATACTGTTGATTCCGAGTGGAATATAGTAACCGTAACCTGTTTCACGCTTTTCATCAATAAAAGGAGGGTATGCTGTTAAAACGAATCCAGTATATAATGTTCCTTCTTTGTATTTCTTTTGACCATTAAAATGGTACTTGGGACCCGCATAATATCCCCAAATACCCCCCCCAGCTTCTACATTCAATACCGGCAAAATAAAGCAATCCATTGAAACCGATGCAACATATGTCGGACCGCCCAGATTAAAACTTAAACCATAAGGCCTTTTAACCCTTGGATTGTCATTAATATTTTTATCAACACCCTGTGCATAAAGAGTTGCAGCAAAGAATACAACCACGATAAAAATCGTTCTCTTCATCATTTTCTCCCCGACACCTCCAGCATCCGCTCCAGCGCCAGCCTGGCTCTTTCAGCCACTTCGGCAGGGACCGTTATCTCATATTTCTGATTCTCCAAAGCCCAGGCCGCCTTGGCCAGAGTGATCATCTTCATATTCCGGCACACTGCATTCGCCGCCAGGGGATATATTCCCTTTTGGGGATTGGCGGCGGACAGCTGCTCCACCAGCCCGTCTTCGGTTCCAATCACCCATTGATCTATCTCGGGATGCTCCTTCACCTCCTGCACCATGCCCGAGGTGGAGGCCGCCATGTCGGCCTGCTCGATCACCTCCGGCGGGCATTCCGGGTGGACGATGACGGTGGCCCCGGGGTGTTCCTCTCTGGCGTTTATGATATCCTGTACCGTGAAGCGGTTGTGGACATAACAATAACCCGGCCACAGGATCAGTTTTCGTCCGGTCTTTTTAGCGGCGTAAGATCCCAGGTTCCTGTCCGGCACGAAAAGTATCTCCCTGTCCGCCGGCAGTGAATTGATTATATCCACTGCATTGGACGAAGTGCAGCAGATATCGCTCTCGGCCTTGACCGCCGCCGAGCTGTTGACGTAGGTCACAACGATGGGATCATTGTATTTTTTTCTGGCCTGGCGCAGGGCCTCGGGAGTGACCATATCAGCCATGGGGCAGCCGGCGCCCCGGTCCGGCAGTAGTACCGTTTTTTCGGGATTGAGCAGCTTGGCGCTCTCGGCCATGAAGTGCACTCCGCAGAAGACGATGGTCCCGGCCTTGACCTTGACCGCTGCCTGGGCCAGGGCCAGGGAGTCGCCGATGAAGTCGGCCAGCCTTTGTACCGGCAGCACCTGGTAGTTGTGCACCAGAAAGACCGCGTCCCGCTCTTCTTTGAGCCGGGATATTTTTTTATACAGCTCGTCGTCGGACAGTCTCTGATATTCTTCCAGGGTCATCGCTTTAACGCCCCTTTTATGATTTCAAGTAATTTTCCTTTCCCTGCCTCCGGCCTAAAAGAGATATCTATCTCCAGCGCCAAGAGCGGTTTCCCCGGGCTCCATCCCGCCGGCAGTTTTACCGCGTCCTTCTCGGTGGTAACCACGGCCTCGCAGTTGCCGGCCGCCTGGGAGATTCTTTCCAGGTCGGGCCGATTATATGAATGATGGTCTCCGAATATGATGTGATCCGAGATTTCGTATCCTAGTGCTTTGACGCTGTTCTGGAATGAATCCGGGCGGGCGATGCCGGAGAACAAAAGCATCCTACTGCCTGCCGTTAGCTTGACAGCATTTTTTTCCGTTTGATGATCCAGAGGTCTTAATTTGACAGCCCTGTGCACGCAGTAAAATACCGGCTGGTTTAAATGATGTTTTTTCTTCAGCCTTTTTATGCCTTCGCAATCCTCTTTATTCCCGCATCTGCTGGCTATGATGACGCCGGCCCTTTTCA includes:
- a CDS encoding polymer-forming cytoskeletal protein; protein product: MYKFNNHSAKSGWLILLPMIALLLAATAGLAEEKVVGTKLLDKKTVIKIQGIGDGDSDTTYKFKIGEKEVEIDSKNAKVGNIYVGPADTINDDVVTKGGSITVDGMVNGDCVTFGGGVTVNGTVMHDVATFGGPTLVNGTVKGDVATFGGPVSIDGTVGGDVAAFGGMVKLGPKSSVGGDISTVGGTVDKTEGARVIGEIKNVDLGMLNQFIPSLIGSAHIAHKKPATGRAIKFFITFFMLAGLGILVTLLGVFFAKPIERITHIIETDFWKSAGIGFLVQISLAPALVFMAVSILGIPLIPLAVLLVVAGILMSIASFGVIINQKFLHAVNKPPMNTLPAVVLGFVLLHSLFLLGSLINIAGSPLTALGVIFIIINFIVLWCGVTVGLGAVWTTRLGTRDQAPPRLPKAPKIAAAE
- a CDS encoding tetratricopeptide repeat protein, which encodes MNKCPFLSVHTTIREIKYDSEGKITEEKETPQVDLRDCLEAQCEIFDSAAGKCSLPTIDSKIQPAGSGSPASEEQLAVLKSILAETKEARENTAASQLHVLKKAEATNELLHSLKEKMSSVGGVDLGPVQDSLTELKSSLDQNQTKFTDILELILEDQQNRAAQGGLKDNLAPMLQSTSDIKEALVLNQNKFGDILELILEDQQNRAAQGGLKDNLAPMLQSTSDIKEALVLNQNKFGDILELILEDQQNRAAQGSRETELLAEISQKQERMVEALGQGLNADSLNEGLAKMMDKSGEYLKSLSEADAVRQSRLEEMEKQLIKLQQTMQELLEGQRNEQRDISNERRRQKANEHNDRGVMLFHRRELAAAEAEFRKALDIRPDFAEAYNNLGLTMSDLGKKEEAVEAFKKAIDLSPEAPEAYNNLGCLYRIRKDYQQAVELFNQAIAKREDYSLAYFNLGVAYEELEKFELAIKAWEKVLNLQPTHEEARRKLASYRARR
- a CDS encoding PspC domain-containing protein, yielding MAKRIYRSTKDRMLGGVCGGIGEYFDVDPTIIRLIAVVVALSGAGILAYIIAWIIIPDQPVVM
- a CDS encoding PspC domain-containing protein; the protein is MPKRLYRSGKDRVVGGVCGGLADYFDIDPLLIRIIFIILALSGGLGVLIYLAAWLIIPGQSLSAGQHETPPTPEERKPNMKRNPSGVVFGILIIVLGIGLLLHNYGLFYFKFNLIWPLILIAIGVRLLIRDKK
- a CDS encoding insulinase family protein — protein: MRKLILAASCLALVVSGAGAIDTLAVYQDSLANGLKILTVEKPGLPLVSFQVWYRVGSRNERPGITGISHLLEHMMFKGTDKIGPEEFSRIVQKYGGHCNAFTSEDYTAYYENISTEFLSVAMEMESDRMANLKLDPLEFDPERNVVKEERRLRENSPYGHLFEQLSAAAYIAHPYGWPVLGWMSDIEAMTIQDLREYYRTYYIPNNATCVIVGDIDRKKAVAMVAKYFGNIPAGTKEPPKVTTVEPPQMGERRVKVLKDTRMPLVALGYHTPQIGHKDTYALELLSNILSNGESSRLYRSLVYDKQLALFAGGYNDTQTDPTQFIFYSAPQKGHNTDELERVIAEELEKIKQAGVTQRELQKSKNQLEAEFVFQQERNRGLAVQIGSAQTRLSWCYLNSYLKNIRSVSNQDIISVANKYFIDQNKTVATLVPIGSPKSKGEAQ
- a CDS encoding insulinase family protein, yielding MRKTVFAIALLLAVAGIVSAQGIWTPPQPKKITLKNGLTVLLLENRQLPVISMEVMVKAGSITDPAGYAGLANFAAEMLPKGTSSRSALDIAESFDYVGAQFSVKCDYDAIFFSLTTLARDFDKTAPVLFDLLSQPAFDSIETGRLQGELLSAIEAKGDRPNTQSAEAFTQLLFGGHPYAHPVMGSAESVSRIFRHDLSGHHKKYYAPNNCIISVVGDFKSSRIKKLIEQNLGKWPKREIPGLRLPEIPAIGQSRALLINRQINQAYINLGFLGPKRDDPDYQAIRVMNYILGGGGFVSRLVKNIRMAQGLAYDVDSYYDPRSDFGPYILSVQTKCASADTAVKSLITEMRLIQNQPVSDEELKEAKDYIRGSYPFRFETSGQTARQFLYVELYNLGAGYFRQDMEKTLAVTKDDVMAAAKKYLKPDNFLLAMVTDTSQTKLNIPGLKIEKQ
- the nadA gene encoding quinolinate synthase NadA: MTLEEYQRLSDDELYKKISRLKEERDAVFLVHNYQVLPVQRLADFIGDSLALAQAAVKVKAGTIVFCGVHFMAESAKLLNPEKTVLLPDRGAGCPMADMVTPEALRQARKKYNDPIVVTYVNSSAAVKAESDICCTSSNAVDIINSLPADREILFVPDRNLGSYAAKKTGRKLILWPGYCYVHNRFTVQDIINAREEHPGATVIVHPECPPEVIEQADMAASTSGMVQEVKEHPEIDQWVIGTEDGLVEQLSAANPQKGIYPLAANAVCRNMKMITLAKAAWALENQKYEITVPAEVAERARLALERMLEVSGRK